agttttagaaaattgtgaaaatgtaatctttaacCTATATTTGGAAAGTAAAAGgattctgctacataaatatgagctgtttttgacaatacaatacaCAAATATCGCgttctagcatcattaagtcctGCTAAATactgaaatctttaaaattttagaattttggttcatttttagACTGTTCCATCTAAATTCAAATTTCCTGCCTTGCAAGGCAAATAAAACATTGGCAATCCACTTCAAATAAAGAATTGTATTAAATCTTATAAACAGATATTTCAAGTTAAAGCTTATAGATAACCTTTTTGTACATACAATCCATCAGTTGTACTCAAGTAATGGTAGATAGTCTAGTGAAACAAATTTAGATATGGCAAAGCAGTTATACATTTTTTCACAACCATATTAAATGAAAGACAACTTTATATACATGACCAGTCTAAACAGTCAGGGGCGTTACTCAAACAAGTAACTTTTTTTAGTTACTTATATAggtgatttttgttttaaaaaatttaaacttacTCAATAGAGTTATTTTTGATTTCAATAGACACAGGGACTAAATGTtgttttcatgaattttaaCATCATATCATATCATAAATTTAAGAATTTGTAAGATTTGAGAGGAGAATAGACATAAAgggttactttgaaaataatgacaaaaatgttacatgaataagttattttgtaCATCTTTGATAGAATTAGTAATAACACTTATTTAAGGaacatatgtattttttttaggtttcaaattataaataacttcaagTCTTAATTAATTCGTAagtttttatctatttatatctgtcTACCTTCAAGATTTTGAAGGAAAACGATAGTTTTatagtcccaagagaccaaCCTTTGACCAAGAAGCGTCGATATCATAGATAAGTGCGTCAGAAAAGCAATTAGTGTTTCAAAAGGattagattttatatttcatggAAAAAATAACCAGAGAACtgtaaaaatttgttaaaactaGTACAATTTGTATAATTGGTCACCTATAAAAATAGTATTTAGAAaagttacttatataagtaattttcaaaatagcctcttttcaacattacttatataagtaattttaaaatttacttgtttaagtaatgcctCTGACTGCTAAAGGCATTAGCTATACATGGAATGTTGAATAGTGATATGTTActtaaaaatctataaaatacaaatgaaatataatatataaaaaaacaattatagacATTTAGAAACAcagtttttttaactttgtataaatgaactttgaacttttttcaTTGCACATTGAAAGTTTTTTTATGTGATGGtatgcttcataaaaaaaaattattgatgtgTACAAATAATGCttgcattttacaaattttgttgtaATTTGGGGGAAAGTATGgccacatcattttttttttaattttcaagatTCTAGGGCAAGAGAAGTAAGACACTAAAATATTAAGCAAGATTTGAATTTCATTTGTTATCTGTGGAAACGTTATTTTGCATGATTTACAGTGAATGTCCatctaaacaaaatatgtcattgTGATGTGACCATACTTGAGACTCTCATATATAAGTTCTATGGTTTAATAATCTGGTACAGGGGTTAGCAATGTCTTTACAAATTCATTGTATCTGATCTGTCCACCTGGCTGTGTTCCTGCATCTCGTAACATAGCTTCAACTGTAAAAATAAAGGcaaacatacaatgtataataatataacCATAATCATTTGAGCATGTCTTAAGAATGTTAACATAATTGCTCTTTAAAAGATGTTATGTCTGATCATGAAATTACATAGGTTTTCAAAACCAAAAATCgggaaatatttaatattttttaaaggaatataaaaaagaacaaaaatgtcaaaatccagAAATACTGCAAAATCCTGAAAACTATTGTGTGTGATTATATATTAACCTTATGCAGCTTAAATCTTATAAAAGCAGTAACTCAATTTAaggttaaggtggtacctaacaccacagtgagataactctgtaaagtcagctaaacgttttaattaagTTGTGTGGTAAAGGGAATATCAAGaatctcaatgatcaaaatttgaatttgtcaaactgctatataaatttttagaaatttttatatttttgttaaagggtcaaagtaaatacattgtcgcaattttatgaaaattaaacgagccaaattaagtttagtgaaagtgttgggtaccaccttaaggtcATTTTCAAGAAGTTGCCACAATATTATTCTAAGTATAAATCATCAACTCCTTACAAACCATTGATTCAAAATCATTCTCCGatgaattattcaaattatttaaatttcagcAAATAATGAATGACTACCAGTACTGATTGTACAACACAGGTCTAAAACTCATAAAATAATGAACTTCCTTGCCAAATGTTAAATTAGACTTGGAATACTATAAGAGCCAAGTgacttttgtaataaaaaaaatgcatggtTAGTGGCTGTTTCaacattcaaagttttgtcaCACATGAAAGGACTGCCATGCAGGTCTGACATAGAGTTACAacttaacattttatattttaaaattgaagcTGATAATATgaccaaatatttttatacttagttggtaaaattcaaattattgtcAAACAGCCTGGCCGATCTAAACAATATAACACAACACAACTCAATCAGATAAAATACCAATTCCACAGCTGAGTTATATGGGGACCAGTagaaaatcaataaaggaaaaaaaatctgtaaattttCCAGAAAtgttcattgtactaatgaactcaaatcgttaacttttttttggtCACTTTTTAATTCCTGCATGTGCACAGAATGCAGAAATCTACTTCCTTTCTCCAGTCTTGCTGTCATGAGACTTTGAGTAGTCTAGTAAAATATAGGAACTCAAgtaaaacaatacatgtactaatttcatttttaataaagctttgtctttgttataaataaacgttttttctatggtgtgatgtaatgctattgtttcagaaaaagggagaaggtttggatccattacaacgtttaatcccgctgcaaatgttgcacctgtcctaagtcagtaaactgatgtacagtagttgtcgtttgtttttgtaatttatatgtgtttctcgtttcttgtttttttatatagattagaccattggtttacccgtttgaatagttttacactagtaattttggggccctttatagcttgttgttcggtgtgagccaaggctctgtgttgaaggccatacattgacctataatggtttacttttttaaaattgttatttggatggagagttgtctcattggcactcacaccacatcttcctatatctaataactTGATGATCACCGTTTCTTTGTCTACATTGaacatgacgtcataacttaaataacatCACAAGTAAAATCCCTTACAACAGATtttgaagttacaaaaaaaataattcatagatTTCGTCCCTTttcacaggtaatgcctgcctcatattaaaaTCTTATATCAATACATTCATACCTTCTCGGTTAGTTAGTTTTTCTCCAAGATTCATTAAGATATGTCTAACTTCCGATGCATTAACATAGCCTTTACTCTGTGTATCGTGAGCTTTGAAGGCATTTATCAGTTCTTTTTCTGGATTTTCTACTCCTTTGTGGTCATGCATACATTCCAGGAAAGATGCAAATTCTATatctgttaattcagaaataaaagtatgattttatttttaaaaaccacTAATACCGTTTGTAGTTGCAAGCAGGGAAAAAATGAGGGATGGGGGtgattactttaaaatataatcgATTAAATTACAATCACTTTGCTAAtaaaatgtaatcgattacataataattacaccttatatcaatataattgattacattagattacttttttttagaatttgtgTTTTCTGTGACAGTgtaaataagtttgtttccaaGACAAATTTAGGAAGTACATGTCCTaatatttctgactttgtatggtttcagaggagatgcTGCTCTGACAATGAAATATGTCTGAGCCTTTCTTTAGTAGTATATACTTCTGTATGCCTTGTATGTACTAGTAATATATTTCTGTATATATGTAGTTATAtgttttttcaatatatgtagaataaatatgtgtttttttctgtatgtacatgtacatgtagtaatatGTTCCATATCAATTTATATGTAATTCCTTTGCCACATTTATGTTGCCACATTGTATGAAGTAGCCtggacaattttattttgtacatgtaagtACATGTTGTTTCCTAGGCCAAATTTATGTGTCTGTAGTTATATAATTTCCATGGgcctatatttttttacaaacagtAATCTGGGTCATATTAGTTATAGCCAATTACCTCGCCTGAGTGGGccatattttatcatatttgattACCTGGTCCAAAGTTTGCAAAATACTTTGATACTTCTTCTTTGGTTGGACTATACCCCAGAGATCTCATTATAATTGACagattttcttcattttttatactcTTTCGTGCGTGATAAAAGAAGCACTCCTTGAACTCTGAAAAGAATTAAAACGTACAAACATAACTTACATGACTTACATgacttataacatgtataataaatcatataaaaaaaatgtatataaaatataaataactttacAGATTTAAATTTTCGTGTTTTTTAACTATAGGTCAGTTCTGGATACGGTTTTCAGACGAATCTTTCATGTAACTTCCATCACCAtgtgacaaaaatgtatgtCTAGAAATTTTCACGCAAACGTGTGAAAATATTCTAATTTATACTACACAAAATATAAAGGAAATTAAAATCTAAACGGACTATCACCCCACCCTCAGTCATACAGCAATCACAAATATGTACTAACTACTTGCggaacattatttatttatatactacacTGCAGAATGACGATTATAAAAGTGTTAGAAACTTTTAATAGAGCAGGGATACAGGCGTGCcttctatctggtaaatgacgtcataaaggcgtacGAAATTGACGATCTTGTCAGGTGAAAGACATGATTCCAGAAATGACCTATTGTTCCTGTAGCACTGTTATCTAGATATGCTGAAACGACCTTTATTATATGACCGAAGTGGTACATGTCCAAAAGAACAATGCCGAACCGTCTCTATGGCCGAAACGTCTTGTTTCCATCTAAGTGGGTGTGGTCATAAATCAggtttcttataattttttgacaaatcaTGTTATGATTAGGCTAAACAATTACACTtactgtctatatcactctgacTGAAGTATCTAGCCTGAAAGTAAAAGAAACAAGTAATTAACAGctgttttaataataattagattatttttttaacaagatgAATCAGTTTTAATTGTTACATACCATTTTCTTTCAACTTTTGTTTACACGAGTAGAGTTATCTACCCTCATACAAGATACTCTCAAAAcgtaaaatttgtgtttgaagacatatttaatatttttattaccaaaaacttttactatttttaaatcaacttttactgaaatcaaacatttaaaataaatattatatcgtaacaaaataaatttgcatcacgtttttgttttctttcaaagggaggtaattctaACTGTCTGCTACAAATTACCGAGAATAGCAACAATCAAAATGTAAAAGGATTTGCTAGTTGCATAAGCATTAAATATCCCAAATATATTGCCTTTGATGTAAACACAGACCTATATAGGTAATCAATATACGTATATTTAACTTTATAATGAAAACGTCTTCCACAAAAAGAGGTAAACATGGCTTTACGGATATTGTTGATGATGTTGACATTCGTGAAGACTTCAGATGACCCCTCTTTATTTATAAGGCAAAATCTTAATACGcataatgaaatatttcttttgcaTGCTTGATTTAGGATGTAATCGATGTTGCAGAAACTTATATGAAGCAAATGGACTTTGACCCACATGTGCTAGTATATTGTTGGTGTATCCTTGTATATGCAACACTTTTCCCTAGGCTAAATAATGAGGGTCATAAAGGGGGGTTTGTACATGCATACATAGGGAATAGCATGCCCTATATTATTTTGACCAAACAATTTAAAGAATAGCTAAcagattggttttttttttaaatgaaatgtgattaacatgattaataagCTTCAAGTTCAagcatgaaaaatgtgaaataattgttttaatatgtgCTAAAATAACCCTTTAACTTTTATACATATTAGCAGTTACATTGTCAGAGATATTCAAAGAGTGTCCttcattttcttctttaaaatcACAAACCAACCTGAACAAAAAATAACCTGAtaagtttttataaattattagtaattttttaacaataatgatTGATCATGATGATAATGCAATGAATTATGATACCATGTGTATGTGTCTATTTGTATGGACAAGGACAATTTACAattcaatgaagaaaataaaattccagCAAAAATGCTTTTGAAGTTGCAGCGATTCATGCAACATGAGCAATGTCCTAATTTTTGAACTTGCAAACTAGTTAATGTAGATTGTACATTATTGATATATCAGCTGtgatgaaaaataatgaaaatgttaatcaaGTCAAACAATGAATCATATAATGTATCCCCCACTCCAAAATATTATTAATACctaaaaaaatagacaaaattgcATATgacaataatgaagaaaaaattaagctatttattgcatgtattgaacaattattttaatttaatctcCAACATGTCCAATTGCAAATTACATTGCattagataaagaaaatatcaacttacCACAATTTGAAACTAAATCTAACCATACGATTtgtgacctacatgtacatatcactattcaagaaaatatagacatgatagatatgATTAATGTTCTGATGTTTTAATTGGTTtatgaaattcaaaaataaaaattcaccTGAAGTTGCTGAACgtctaattatatttaaatcctAAATTTGTAAGTACAACGTTAACTATaacacaatcatgacaatatcCCTTCAATGTGAAGTTGACAAGatattattttaccattttgtaGGCTGATACTGACACTGAAAACCCAATCATTTATCCTTTCAATAATTAAactcaaatgaaataatttgaacATGTCAGTTCCAAATGAAGAATTGAACATGTAGAGTCCTTATATTCCTGTTCAtgatatttatagttttataattaATGCTGGCAGATATTGATGTGTCAATAACAATCTATGACTCTTTCACACACACAAACATGTCAGAAAAATACTCGTTAGTCGTgagatttattttgaattttacagaTGAAACTAAATGGGTgtaaatgttatttgttttaccATTTACTTGTGTATTTTACAGATGTACACTTAGCtgaatgggtttaaaagttatttatttaccattttattgtgtatgttAAACAGATGTAGCTGAATGGGTGtaaatttgaaagaaacatCTGCTGTAGATGTGTTGAACACTACTGATATATCACTCCCTTCTCCTCTGACAAAGACCGGTAAAAATGGAGATGAACATTTCCATGTTGAGGAGCATAAACTTAATTCTAAGGTAAGTGATCGTGCCCAAGGAAAACAGGAAAAAATTGAGCACTcctattacaaaatgtattactACAACTTAGAATTACCAGATAGTGATATGACAGTACAAGAGGAGTGATACGTAACATGTACACATACCAAAAAGACATTCAAaccaataatttgaaaataaaccaaaaacacAAAGCGCTAAAATAGATAAAGGCCagcagacaaacaacagtacaaatATAGTCAATAGAACACAAATAACTATTCAGGTTGATCTTCAGAGGGCAAACTGAAAACTATTTTCAGAAATGTGTGCGTTTATATTATGCAATTGtgtaaaatcatgaaaataggagattaattattgcaatttcaGCAAAATTAATGCTGCATACAATTAATGCTCATCTGAGTTAACAGTAGTTTCACACATCAAAATTTTGATGTGATGAGGGAAGACTGAGCATAAGGATAAACTtattacattgatatatatTCTAATTACATTATAGGTCCCTAACCATAACAAGATCATCACATCTTTGGTGGCGGGAGCAGTAGCAGGTGCTGTAGCCAAAACTGTAATCGCACCGTTAGacagaacaaaaataaatttccagGGTAAGttaatcaaattcaaattaaattctAGAGCAGTATTTTAGACTGTCATGAGTAGATCCCGCAGAGGATGCCAGACTATTGCAGATGCCAATTCAGAAAGTTCAATCAAGTCGATTGCCAGTTAAGCAAAGAGattttttgtgatatatatgtaaactaTGGGGTGAACCCCAAATTGATATATTTGCATCTCGCCTCAAGTTGAGGCTCAACtcacaatcatgacaattgaAAAGGTTACAATTTgaagtttgaaatttttttttatatagttcaCCTTGTCTCCATGAAGTGGTGGAACAACAATACTACACTGgtcaaatcattaaaaaaaaaacaagggcGACTgaccaaaaacacaatacacAAACAACTTCAGATTGAGTAATGCATACATGTGCAAACCTCAAAAGATGAGTATCGTACAAGGTGCTTTTTAATGGCTGACAGTTTCTGGTCCCCTAGAGAGGCTCTGTGTACAATTTTCATTGAATCATAACATGTGAAAAGCTTCCTATAATAATATAGTTATGGGAAATGTTTCTTATTTAGAGTTTTATTTGCAGTCAATCTTGCCATTCCAcctttttactaaattttgtcTTATTACTTGAAACATTCACTTAACTGTGAATTATGCTAGCTTATCAAGttgaataactttttaaaactgttgtgTTAATATAATGATACAGTTTTGAAGATTCTCTTTTTACTTTCAGTATCGAACAGAcgattttcttttaaatcagCATTTAAGTTTATTTTCCATACAGTAAAACATGAAGGTTTTATATTTCTATGGAGAGGCAATTCTGCAACAATGTTGAGAATTGTTCCGTATGCTGCAATACAATACACAGCCCATGAACAGTATAAAAGAATGCTAAACAGAAATAGACGGAAAAAGTAAGTTTCTTGTGTTGTTAAGCacttatttagttttttgtaaattttattagaaaaatttaATATGTGCAAATTTTTGACAGCAAAACCTTGGTCGATattcttaatattaaaaattccTCTTGATGAAAGTTTGCACATACATTTCATCgtgtttgatatatattataactgtggattcatttttttacctgGGAACCAATTTTTCGTTGTTTGACGAAAACTTGtatatttgtggatatttaattttgtggttttgacaAAGTCTACATaaattcctttagaaaatttatttttggttgatcacttgaatttgtggttctcctgtaccTACGACATCcattaaaaattgttatccaatGAATATGAATGCACAGTATCCTTGAAACAATCGGTTAATCACTTAACACAGGTCCAGAGGAAAAAGGAAATCATGTTACAAGTTTAATGTCCAATGGTCtatagaatttataaaatacaaataaaatattatatacaaatggCCGACAGACTCACCCTATTTGTAGGTTTACAATTGttctcataaaatatatgtatgtataatataggaataaaatacaaaaaacacatCAATTTTAAATCCTAATTAGTCCCCTACGGACGAAGTCGAAGGGACTGAAGGTATGAACTCTGTCggtctgtctgtccttccgtcagtccggcAAATCAGCTTTACACACTTTTTCTACATTCTTGTTTAGCTTTTAAGATTGAAGTTAGATTTTAGAatctaatttatttttgtattacagGCATTTACCGCCACATTTGAGGTTCTTAGCTGGATCTTTAGCTGGTATAACATCCACATCCTTAACATATCCTCTGGATCTAGTCAGGGCCAGGATGGCTGTCACAGAGAAAAACCTGTAAGTAAATCTCAGGATGGTCccaataaaactaaatatccCCTAGATCTAGCCAGTGCCAGAATGTCTGTCACAGAGAAAACCCTGTTAGTAGAAACTCAGGGTGGTCCCAATAAATTATACATCTCTTAGATCTAGTCAGGGTCAGGATGGCTGTCACAGAGAAAAATCTGTAAGTAAAAACTCAGGATCGTCCCAATAAAACACAATACCCCCTAGATCTAGTCAGGCCCAGGATGGCTGTCacagagaaaaacatgtaaGTACAACTCAGGATGGtccaataaaacaaaatatccccTAGAACGGCTGTCATAGAGAAAAACCTGTTAGTAAAAACTCAGGGTGGTcccaatatattatatatctcttAGATCTAGTCAGGGTCAGGATGGCTGTCACAGAGAAAATATGTAAGCAAAACTCAGGATGGT
The nucleotide sequence above comes from Mytilus trossulus isolate FHL-02 chromosome 5, PNRI_Mtr1.1.1.hap1, whole genome shotgun sequence. Encoded proteins:
- the LOC134718676 gene encoding calmodulin-like protein 4 isoform X2 encodes the protein MARYFSQSDIDKFKECFFYHARKSIKNEENLSIIMRSLGYSPTKEEVSKYFANFGPDIEFASFLECMHDHKGVENPEKELINAFKAHDTQSKGYVNASEVRHILMNLGEKLTNREVEAMLRDAGTQPGGQIRYNEFVKTLLTPVPDY
- the LOC134718676 gene encoding calmodulin-like protein 4 isoform X1, whose translation is MIGFSVSVSAYKMARYFSQSDIDKFKECFFYHARKSIKNEENLSIIMRSLGYSPTKEEVSKYFANFGPDIEFASFLECMHDHKGVENPEKELINAFKAHDTQSKGYVNASEVRHILMNLGEKLTNREVEAMLRDAGTQPGGQIRYNEFVKTLLTPVPDY
- the LOC134718677 gene encoding mitochondrial coenzyme A transporter SLC25A42-like — its product is MGVNLKETSAVDVLNTTDISLPSPLTKTGKNGDEHFHVEEHKLNSKVPNHNKIITSLVAGAVAGAVAKTVIAPLDRTKINFQVSNRRFSFKSAFKFIFHTVKHEGFIFLWRGNSATMLRIVPYAAIQYTAHEQYKRMLNRNRRKKHLPPHLRFLAGSLAGITSTSLTYPLDLVRARMAVTEKNLYSNLFQVIMKTYRQEGFRTLWRGYLPTVLGSTMYSGTSFFTYETLKKNHAEYAKGEEPKPFERWCMGAVAGFASQSLSYPLDIVRRRMQTAGCTGHVNDYTGIWVTATSTYREEGIIRGLYKGLSMNWIKGPIAVGVSFTTFDITLQWLRAQTVFHIDED